The Flavobacterium commune genome contains the following window.
AGTATCGTTGATATCATTTCCGTAAAGACAGAATCCCATTTCAAGGCGTAAAGTATCGCGGGCAGCTAAACCAATTGGTTGAATTCCAAAAGCAGCTCCGGCTTCGAAAACTTTATTCCAAATTTGTTCTACTTCCTCATTTTTACAATAAATTTCAAAACCTCCGGCACCGGTATATCCCGTAGCCGAAATAATTACATTTTCGATTTCGGCAAAATCACCAACTTCAAAATGATAGTATTTTATCGAAGATAAATCTACTGATGTCAAAGATTGTAAAGCTTCAATTGCTTTTGGTCCCTGGATTGCCAATAGAGAATAGTCGTCAGAAAGATTTTTCATTTCAACGCCTAAATCATTGTGAGCCGAAATCCAATCCCAGTCCTTATAAATATTTGATGCGTTAACCACTAATAAATACTGCTCGTCTTTGATTTTATAAACCAGTAAATCATCAACGATTCCTCCCTCATTATTTGGTAAACAAGAATATTGAACTCTTCCGTCAGTTAATGTAGCAGCATCATTAGAAGTTACTTTTTGAATCAAGGCTAAAGCATTTGGTCCCGAAAGTAAAAACTCTCCCATGTGAGACACATCAAAAACACCAACAGCGGTACGAACTGTTTCATGTTCAGCGTTTATTCCTTCATAAGTTATAGGCATATTGTATCCGGCAAATGGTAGCATTTTTGCTCCCAAGGCTTCGTGTATGTGCGTTAGCGCAGTATTTTTCATTATGATTTTTGTGTAAATTTTGATGGTGCTAATTTATTGCTTTTATTTTGAGTAGCAAAGGCGTGAGAGTCAAAGTTTATCGGGAATAAATGCCAATGAAAAATACTTTAGAAATTCATTTTATTCGCCGAAATACCACTAAATTAGAGGAATATATTCAAAAAACAGCTATCATGATACCTTCTATTCCTATTGATAAGAACGAAATGCTAAAGTATTATAAGCCAATAGCTATAGATACGCACAAAGGGATTCAGGGACATGCGTTGATTATTGGGGGGAGCTATGGTAAAATAGGTGCAGTGTGTTTATCATCGAAAGCAGCTCTGAAAGCGGGCTGTGGATTAGTAACTGCTTTTGTACCTCGCTGTGGTTATGAAATAGTTCAAATTGCCATTCCCGAAGTGATGGTTTTGACTGATGTGAAGAAAAAATGTATCTCCAATATCAGTTTTGATATTCAGCCCGATGCTATCGGAATTGGCCCGGGAATAGGGCAGGACGAACTGACTCAAAAGACTTTTTTGAAATTTCTAAAAAACAATAAAGCCCCTTTAGTTATTGATGCCGATGCTTTGAATATTTTATCTAAAAACAAAGCTTGGTTTCTGC
Protein-coding sequences here:
- the gcvT gene encoding glycine cleavage system aminomethyltransferase GcvT translates to MKNTALTHIHEALGAKMLPFAGYNMPITYEGINAEHETVRTAVGVFDVSHMGEFLLSGPNALALIQKVTSNDAATLTDGRVQYSCLPNNEGGIVDDLLVYKIKDEQYLLVVNASNIYKDWDWISAHNDLGVEMKNLSDDYSLLAIQGPKAIEALQSLTSVDLSSIKYYHFEVGDFAEIENVIISATGYTGAGGFEIYCKNEEVEQIWNKVFEAGAAFGIQPIGLAARDTLRLEMGFCLYGNDINDTTSPIEAGLGWITKFNKEFTNSDNLKKQKEAGVTKKLIGFEMQERAVPRHDYEIVDQSGNPIGIVTSGTMSPSLNKGIGMGYVTIDNSAVDSEIFIRIRKKDVPAKVVKMPFYKN
- a CDS encoding NAD(P)H-hydrate dehydratase; this encodes MIPSIPIDKNEMLKYYKPIAIDTHKGIQGHALIIGGSYGKIGAVCLSSKAALKAGCGLVTAFVPRCGYEIVQIAIPEVMVLTDVKKKCISNISFDIQPDAIGIGPGIGQDELTQKTFLKFLKNNKAPLVIDADALNILSKNKAWFLLLPSRSILTPHPKELERLIGEWNSEEEKFEKTISFSMQYHVVVVMKGAPTHIIDGQTIYKNTTGNPALATAGSGDVLTGIITSLLAQGYEPLQAAILGVYLHGLTADIAVPKTGFQSFVASDIIDHLGAAFLSLE